The genomic region ATTCTTTTAGAGAACACTCGCTATAGGGTTGAGGAAACTAAGAATGATCCTACGTTCAGCAGTGAACTTGCTTCACTTGCAGAAGTATATGTCAACGACGCTTTCGGTGCAGCACACAGAGCGCATTGCTCAACTGTTGGCGTTACTGAGTTTATAAAAGAAACTGCAGTAGGCTATTTAATGCAGAAGGAAATCGAGTATTTGGGAAATGCCGTAAACAACCCGGTTAGACCTTTTGTTACGATTTTAGGCGGCGCTAAGGTCGCGGATAAACTTAGCGTAATAGATAATCTTCTTGATAAGGCTGATACACTAATCATAGGCGGAGGAATGGCGTTTACTTTCCTCAAGGCTAAGGGTTATGAGATTGGCAACTCACTTTTAGATAATGAGAAATTAGATTACTGCAGAGATATGCTTAAAAAAGCTGAAAAGAACGGCGTTAAGCTGCTTCTTCCAATAGATACCGTAATTGCTGAAAGCTTTCCGAATCCTATAGATGCGGAGATTGCAACAAAAGTTGTTGACGTTGAAAATATGCCTGCAGGCTGGCAGGGCCTTGATATTGGCCCGAAGAGTTGCGAGTTGTTTGCAGAGACAGCTAAAACAGCTAAAACAGTTGTTTGGAACGGACCTATGGGTGTATTCGAGAATCCGACGCTTGCTAAGGGCACAATTGCGGTTGCAAAAGCACTTGCCGAGACGAATGCAACAACTATTATCGGCGGTGGAGACTCTGTTGCAGCAGTCAACCAGCTTGGATTTGGCGATAAAATGTCACACATTTCAACCGGCGGCGGAGCAAGCCTTGAATTCCTCGAGGGCAAGGAACTGCCGGGCGTTGCAGCTATAAACGATAAATAAATTAGGCAAATAGGGAAGGAAAATATATCAATGAATAAAAAATTACGCCGCGCGGTAATCGCAGGCAA from Bacillota bacterium harbors:
- a CDS encoding phosphoglycerate kinase, with amino-acid sequence MLNKKTVDDINVKGKKVLVRCDFNVPLKNGVITDENRIVKALPTIKKLMADGGRIILCSHLGKPKGEPKPELSLAPVAKRLSELLGVNVVFAADSNVVGENAKKAVAAMKDGEVILLENTRYRVEETKNDPTFSSELASLAEVYVNDAFGAAHRAHCSTVGVTEFIKETAVGYLMQKEIEYLGNAVNNPVRPFVTILGGAKVADKLSVIDNLLDKADTLIIGGGMAFTFLKAKGYEIGNSLLDNEKLDYCRDMLKKAEKNGVKLLLPIDTVIAESFPNPIDAEIATKVVDVENMPAGWQGLDIGPKSCELFAETAKTAKTVVWNGPMGVFENPTLAKGTIAVAKALAETNATTIIGGGDSVAAVNQLGFGDKMSHISTGGGASLEFLEGKELPGVAAINDK